The genomic window ATGAAATGACGCTGGAGATCGAGCATGCGCTGGATCACTGGTCGAGAACCGGTGACGTCGACATGATCCTGATCGACGCAGAGGGTGAACGTGCCTTCTGTGCCGGTGGCGATCTTTCGGAGATTTATCAAACCGGCCGAGAGGGTGATTTTTCCTGCAGTCGCAGTTTCTGGGCGGACGAATATCGGATGAATGCCTTGATCGCCGGTTGCGCTACCCCGTATGTCGCCTTGATGGACGGCATTGTCATGGGCGGCGGCGCCGGAATTTCAGCTCATGGCTCACACCGCATTGTGACCGAACGCTCGATGATAGCGATGCCGGAATGCGGTATTGGCCTGGTACCCGATGTGGGCTGTTCGTTCGTCCTGGCGCGCGCACCAGGCCATCTGGGTGAATTTCTCGCCATGACCGGCTGGCGTATGAATGACGGCGATGCGATTTTTTCCGGATTTGCCGATATTGCGGTGAACGCAGGCGATCTCGCAGCGCTGAAGACCAGACTTGAGGAAACGGCCGATCCCGACGCGATCGATGCCTTTGAACGTTCGGCAGGCGAGAGCGCTCTTGCTCGCCATATCGACGTTATCGAGCGCCACTTCGGGGGTGAAACTGCATTGGATTGCCTGCGCTCGCTTGAGGCCGATGATTCCGAGTTCGCGCAGAGGGCTGCGGCGATGATCAGGCGCGGGTGTCCACTCGCTGTCGCTTGTGCCTTTGAACTTGTCCGTCAGGCGCGATCGCTGGAAACAGTGTCGGAAGCGCTGCGGCACGAATTCCGCTTCACCTACCGGTCGATGTCTGACGGCGATTTTCTCGAGGGAATTCGGGCGCAGATCATAGACAAGGACCGCAATCCGAAATGGCGGATTACACGACTGGAGGACGTTGACCGCGAGACGGTTTGCGCCATGCTTGCACCGCTGGGTGCGGAAGAGTTGCAGATCAAGGCTTAGGGAGATGCGCCAATGAGCAGGATTGCTTTCATCGGGCTTGGCAATATGGGCCTGCCAATGGCCGTGAACCTGAAAAAAGCGGGGCACGACCTCGTCGTCTATGACACCATTGCCGCCGCCCGCGAAAAGGCAGGTGCAGAGGGCATGACCATTGCTGAAAATGCGGCCGCAGCCGTGGGCAACGCCGCGTTCATCATCACAATGCTGCCCAATGGCGCTATCGCTCTCAGAGTGTTTGAAGATGTGGTTCCCGCTGCCCGAAAAGGCGCCGCGATCATCGATTGCTCGACCATCGATGTAGGCAGCGCCAAAAAGGCGCACGAGATGGCATCAGCGGCCGGCCTGTTGCCGCTTGACGCGCCAGTGTCCGGCGGGATCGGCGGTGCCGCTGCCGGCACGCTCACCTTCATGGTCGGCGGCAGCGACGCGGCATTTGAAATGGCAAAGCCGCTGTTCGATACCATGGGGCAAAAGGCGGTCCATTGCGGGGAAGCGGGAACGGGACAGGCCGCCAAAATATGCAACAACATGCTTTTGGGCATTTCCATGATCGGTGCTTGCGAAGCGTTTGCTCTGGCCGAAAAGCTGGGGCTTTCCGCGCAAGCTGCCTTTGACGTCATATCGACATCTTCGGGGGCATGCTGGTCGGTCAATACGTATTGTCCGGTGCCCGGCATTGGTCCGCAATCCCCCGCTGACAACGACTACAAGCCAGGATTTGCGGCAGAATTAATGCTCAAAGACCTTGGCCTCTCCCAGGAGGCAGCAGCCCAGGTGGGACAATCGACGCCAATGGGTTTGAATGCCAGACAACTCTACGACCGCTTCGCGTCTGGAAGCGGAGCGGGCAAGGATTTCTCGGGCATCATTGAGTATCTGAAAACAGCGGCGCGGAGTTGATAATATGAGCGAAATAGAGACTTCAATAGATGGCGGCGTCGGCATCATTACCATCAATCGCCCGGAGGCACTGAACGCGGTCAATCACACGGTCATGGACGGATTGCTGGCCGCCGCCGCCGGGTTTGATGCGGATGAGGCAATCGGCTGCATCGTCTTGACGGGTGCAGGGGACAAGGCTTTTGTCGCCGGTGCGGACATCAAGGAGATGGCCGGCAAATCCTATATGGATATGTTCATGGCCGACAAGCAGGCCGAATGGGAACGCTTTGCGGCCACCCGTACGCCGATGATCGCCGCGGTCAACGGGTTCGCGCTCGGTGGCGGCTGCGAGATCGCGATGATGTGCGATATCGTCATTGCATCGGAAAAGGCGAAATTCGGGCAACCCGAAATCAAGCTTGGGGTCATCCCCGGCTGGAGCGGCACCCAGCGCTTGACGCATGCAGTGGGCAAGGCAAAGGCGATGGACCTTATTTTGACCGGGCGCATGATGGATGCCGAGGAAGCAGAACGTGCCGGCCTGGT from Martelella sp. NC20 includes these protein-coding regions:
- a CDS encoding enoyl-CoA hydratase/isomerase family protein; its protein translation is MATNDIHIRNVGRTGRITLSRPQALNALNHEMTLEIEHALDHWSRTGDVDMILIDAEGERAFCAGGDLSEIYQTGREGDFSCSRSFWADEYRMNALIAGCATPYVALMDGIVMGGGAGISAHGSHRIVTERSMIAMPECGIGLVPDVGCSFVLARAPGHLGEFLAMTGWRMNDGDAIFSGFADIAVNAGDLAALKTRLEETADPDAIDAFERSAGESALARHIDVIERHFGGETALDCLRSLEADDSEFAQRAAAMIRRGCPLAVACAFELVRQARSLETVSEALRHEFRFTYRSMSDGDFLEGIRAQIIDKDRNPKWRITRLEDVDRETVCAMLAPLGAEELQIKA
- the mmsB gene encoding 3-hydroxyisobutyrate dehydrogenase; this translates as MSRIAFIGLGNMGLPMAVNLKKAGHDLVVYDTIAAAREKAGAEGMTIAENAAAAVGNAAFIITMLPNGAIALRVFEDVVPAARKGAAIIDCSTIDVGSAKKAHEMASAAGLLPLDAPVSGGIGGAAAGTLTFMVGGSDAAFEMAKPLFDTMGQKAVHCGEAGTGQAAKICNNMLLGISMIGACEAFALAEKLGLSAQAAFDVISTSSGACWSVNTYCPVPGIGPQSPADNDYKPGFAAELMLKDLGLSQEAAAQVGQSTPMGLNARQLYDRFASGSGAGKDFSGIIEYLKTAARS
- a CDS encoding enoyl-CoA hydratase-related protein translates to MSEIETSIDGGVGIITINRPEALNAVNHTVMDGLLAAAAGFDADEAIGCIVLTGAGDKAFVAGADIKEMAGKSYMDMFMADKQAEWERFAATRTPMIAAVNGFALGGGCEIAMMCDIVIASEKAKFGQPEIKLGVIPGWSGTQRLTHAVGKAKAMDLILTGRMMDAEEAERAGLVARIVPHDQVMTVALEAARAIAGFSRPSVLLAKDAVNRAFETPLQEGIRFERRAFYSLFATEDQKEGMDAFANKREPVFRNK